One part of the Rhodococcus oxybenzonivorans genome encodes these proteins:
- a CDS encoding FtsW/RodA/SpoVE family cell cycle protein, whose product MQEDKRESDPWIVTAAVVLVVLGLLNLTSTGMTSHAVRHALFAAAGLGLMRVVSRLRMGDLRAFGWAIFTVTTAMLAAVPLAGVATKGAQRWLDFGIFTIQPSELAKLAVVLVSAGLLAAGFTLGRFVATLAVVGIPVALVALQPDLSTAVVLVVTAGFMLVLARVPLLPLLPLFMLGIASLPLAVLFLRPYQLERVHVFLSSNADPSGAGWAEMQANIAIGSGGLWGLSRDPLFEVRAEYLPESEHDLAFASLVYGWGLIAGIAVVVASSVIVWRAALAARTARTREAALVAAGVGGLFGIHALVSIGASLSLLPHNGMPIPLFSYGGTAAIVGFVAVGLVLAVRRDGVARPLWAPEPRRRRRPRGLSVGAVTVTALLVAMSLFTWQLQHDRGADLRAMSDQQMMRCIRLPAERGLVVDRNGVPLAVNVAEYAVAVVARMFDENDAGSRRRLASLLGISPEEVTSVVRERGEGEQDVVVGTVAPEVARRVVDARLPGVLVVPSGRRHYPYGAVLASVLGHVGVADEHDMERWPHLALGSRVGKAGLEKQYDALLRGSDGKQCVYVDPSGHPVATGERVDPVRGHDLRLHLDVGVQNLATDALTEAMRKSRGDLGAAIVMDARNGAVLAMASVPGFDNNVYGPPADLVALAAQAQTPGPSPLLNNVTQTAVPPGSTFKIVVAAANTQYPVLAPESVIETGAAYTYGGHTFRNWQPMGPHNLLQAIQWSDNVYFYKLGELLGPENIAAVADQLGVGRRSGIDLPGEAEGFLGTPANVGSIGATWYPGSTLLMGIGQGTVNATPIQVARWTSGIATGAMVTPQLAAGYGPDVVPIPTAEPVRLPFADRLDPVRAGMRASAAAGTAGQLAELPVPAGAKTGTAEDPSAPGEGLNAWFSAVAPFDAPQIVVSVLVRGGGFGSATSGPVVKKILDYYFPRPPGVLPIR is encoded by the coding sequence ATGCAGGAAGACAAGCGGGAATCGGATCCCTGGATCGTCACGGCAGCGGTCGTCCTCGTGGTGCTCGGACTGCTCAACCTGACGTCGACGGGAATGACCTCGCACGCCGTGCGCCATGCCCTCTTCGCTGCCGCCGGACTCGGATTGATGCGCGTCGTCTCCCGCCTGCGGATGGGTGACCTGCGAGCATTCGGCTGGGCGATATTCACTGTCACCACCGCGATGCTGGCCGCCGTCCCACTTGCCGGGGTCGCGACCAAAGGCGCCCAGCGCTGGCTCGACTTCGGCATATTCACCATTCAACCGTCCGAACTGGCCAAGCTGGCTGTGGTTCTGGTGTCGGCGGGGTTGCTTGCGGCGGGGTTCACACTCGGCCGATTCGTTGCGACGCTGGCGGTCGTGGGAATCCCCGTGGCGCTGGTCGCACTGCAGCCCGACCTGTCGACTGCCGTCGTTCTCGTGGTGACCGCGGGATTCATGCTCGTCCTGGCGCGGGTCCCGTTGTTGCCGTTGTTGCCGTTGTTCATGCTGGGAATCGCCTCGTTGCCACTCGCCGTGCTCTTTCTCCGGCCGTATCAGCTCGAACGCGTCCATGTGTTCCTGTCGAGCAATGCCGACCCGAGCGGGGCGGGGTGGGCCGAAATGCAGGCGAACATCGCGATCGGTAGCGGCGGGTTGTGGGGCCTTTCGCGTGACCCGCTCTTCGAGGTGCGTGCCGAATACCTTCCCGAATCGGAACACGACCTGGCGTTCGCGAGCCTGGTGTATGGATGGGGCTTGATCGCCGGAATCGCTGTCGTGGTGGCGAGTTCGGTCATCGTGTGGCGGGCTGCACTCGCAGCCAGAACCGCACGGACGAGGGAAGCAGCACTCGTCGCAGCGGGCGTTGGTGGACTGTTCGGGATCCACGCACTCGTCTCGATCGGTGCGAGTCTCTCCTTGCTCCCGCACAACGGCATGCCGATTCCGCTGTTCAGCTACGGAGGCACTGCGGCGATCGTCGGCTTCGTGGCCGTCGGACTGGTGCTCGCCGTGCGTAGGGACGGCGTAGCACGACCGCTCTGGGCGCCGGAGCCCCGACGGCGCCGCCGGCCGAGAGGGCTGTCCGTCGGCGCAGTGACCGTCACTGCGCTGCTCGTCGCGATGTCCTTGTTCACGTGGCAGCTGCAGCACGACCGGGGCGCGGACCTACGTGCGATGAGCGACCAGCAGATGATGCGCTGTATCCGCCTGCCGGCCGAGCGCGGTCTCGTCGTCGATCGCAATGGTGTTCCCCTCGCAGTGAACGTCGCGGAGTATGCCGTAGCGGTGGTCGCCCGGATGTTCGACGAGAACGACGCCGGTTCCCGCCGCCGCCTCGCCTCACTGCTCGGTATCTCGCCGGAGGAGGTGACGAGTGTCGTGCGGGAACGTGGCGAGGGCGAACAGGACGTCGTCGTGGGGACCGTCGCCCCCGAAGTCGCTCGGCGCGTCGTGGACGCTCGTCTGCCCGGGGTTCTCGTGGTGCCTTCCGGTCGCCGGCACTATCCGTACGGCGCGGTGCTCGCCTCCGTCCTCGGACACGTCGGGGTGGCCGACGAGCACGACATGGAACGCTGGCCGCACCTTGCCCTCGGATCGCGGGTCGGCAAGGCGGGACTTGAGAAGCAGTACGATGCCCTGCTGCGCGGCAGCGACGGCAAGCAGTGCGTCTACGTGGATCCCTCCGGGCATCCCGTCGCCACCGGGGAGCGAGTAGACCCTGTACGAGGGCATGACCTGCGGTTGCACCTCGACGTCGGCGTGCAGAACCTTGCTACGGATGCGCTCACCGAGGCGATGCGTAAGAGCAGGGGCGACCTCGGCGCCGCCATCGTGATGGATGCGCGCAACGGGGCAGTGCTGGCGATGGCCAGCGTTCCCGGATTCGACAACAACGTCTACGGCCCCCCGGCCGACCTCGTTGCCCTGGCGGCTCAGGCCCAGACCCCGGGCCCGAGCCCGTTGCTGAACAACGTGACCCAGACCGCGGTGCCGCCCGGTTCGACATTCAAGATCGTCGTCGCCGCAGCGAATACGCAGTACCCGGTCCTTGCGCCGGAGTCCGTGATCGAAACCGGTGCCGCCTATACGTACGGCGGCCATACCTTTCGGAACTGGCAACCGATGGGCCCCCATAATCTGCTGCAGGCCATCCAGTGGTCGGACAACGTCTACTTCTACAAGCTCGGCGAACTCCTCGGTCCCGAGAACATCGCCGCAGTGGCCGACCAACTCGGTGTCGGCCGGCGATCGGGGATCGACCTTCCCGGTGAGGCCGAGGGCTTCCTCGGCACTCCGGCCAATGTCGGAAGTATCGGCGCCACTTGGTATCCCGGTTCTACGCTTCTGATGGGAATCGGCCAAGGCACCGTCAATGCCACTCCGATACAGGTGGCGCGCTGGACGTCGGGGATTGCGACGGGTGCGATGGTCACCCCCCAGCTCGCAGCAGGGTACGGGCCGGACGTCGTCCCCATCCCGACAGCGGAACCTGTGCGATTGCCCTTCGCGGACAGACTCGACCCGGTGCGGGCCGGGATGCGGGCATCCGCGGCGGCCGGCACGGCCGGACAGCTTGCGGAACTGCCGGTGCCGGCGGGTGCAAAGACGGGCACGGCCGAGGATCCGTCGGCGCCCGGCGAAGGTCTCAACGCCTGGTTTTCCGCGGTCGCACCCTTCGACGCTCCCCAGATCGTGGTGTCGGTGCTGGTTCGTGGCGGTGGTTTCGGGTCCGCGACCTCCGGGCCCGTCGTCAAGAAAATCCTCGACTACTACTTCCCACGGCCGCCCGGCGTGCTGCCGATTCGGTGA
- a CDS encoding wax ester/triacylglycerol synthase family O-acyltransferase yields the protein MWMTEAMFVLFESPSHPMHVATLTLFEPPSGTVPGAHAADMVGSLRAHAEISELFRKRPVRLMHGYPWWRVDEEVDLDYHVRHTAVPGGGTMTDLLSLVSQMHSMPLDPQHPMWEMHVIEGLTDGRTAVYTKFHLSLPDGASGLRLLHRTLSIDPGIRDCPAPWSPSVAAPARHLSLDPRVTLRSGVELTWQCAAILPTLMRTGYRGLTEEHLTLPLQSPPTIFNAPTGRARKVATRSWPLKPLRRLATCTGAPLEVVVLAMCAGALRGYLLEQYALPEAPLTAMLPVPLDFGEGPTIGTAGRGVGAMVVSLATDEADPLARLARIADSVAHTSRVVAALGRSQFQLVSALTLSPIMLEPVRRVLEEIPPPFNVTISYTPGPTRPRFWNGARLDAVYPVPALARGQALSITLTSRSGELHVGVVGDRTAVPHLHRIIGYLDTSLTELETASHTARR from the coding sequence ATGTGGATGACCGAGGCGATGTTCGTGTTGTTCGAGTCCCCTTCACACCCGATGCACGTGGCCACCCTGACGCTCTTCGAACCACCCAGCGGCACCGTGCCCGGCGCGCACGCCGCCGATATGGTCGGGAGTCTCCGCGCTCACGCCGAGATCTCGGAACTGTTCCGCAAACGCCCGGTCCGCTTGATGCACGGGTATCCGTGGTGGCGTGTCGACGAGGAGGTCGATCTCGACTATCACGTGCGGCACACCGCAGTTCCTGGTGGAGGAACCATGACCGACCTACTCTCGCTGGTGTCCCAGATGCACTCGATGCCGCTCGATCCGCAGCACCCGATGTGGGAGATGCACGTCATCGAAGGACTGACCGACGGGCGCACAGCGGTGTACACGAAGTTCCATCTGTCTTTGCCCGACGGCGCCTCCGGGCTACGGCTACTGCACCGCACGCTCTCGATCGACCCGGGCATCCGGGACTGCCCGGCGCCGTGGAGTCCGTCGGTCGCGGCCCCAGCGCGGCATCTCTCCCTCGACCCGCGAGTGACACTGCGGTCCGGTGTGGAACTGACATGGCAGTGCGCGGCCATTCTCCCCACCTTGATGCGGACGGGCTACCGCGGGCTGACCGAAGAACATCTGACGTTGCCGCTGCAGTCACCGCCGACGATCTTCAACGCACCGACTGGTCGCGCCCGCAAGGTAGCGACCCGGTCCTGGCCACTGAAGCCGCTACGGCGGCTCGCCACTTGCACCGGCGCACCGCTGGAGGTGGTGGTGTTGGCGATGTGCGCGGGCGCCCTCCGCGGGTATCTGCTCGAGCAGTACGCCCTCCCCGAGGCGCCGTTGACCGCAATGCTGCCGGTCCCACTCGACTTCGGTGAGGGCCCTACCATCGGGACCGCGGGCCGTGGAGTCGGGGCAATGGTGGTGTCGCTGGCCACCGACGAAGCCGATCCCCTCGCGCGATTGGCGCGGATTGCCGACTCCGTCGCCCATACCAGCAGGGTTGTCGCCGCCCTCGGTCGCTCACAGTTTCAGTTGGTGAGCGCGCTGACGTTGAGTCCGATCATGCTGGAACCGGTCCGGCGGGTGCTCGAGGAGATCCCGCCGCCTTTCAACGTGACCATCTCCTACACACCGGGTCCGACCCGCCCACGATTCTGGAACGGAGCTCGCCTCGACGCGGTCTACCCGGTACCGGCCCTCGCTCGCGGACAGGCGTTGAGCATCACCCTCACCAGCCGATCCGGGGAGTTACACGTCGGTGTCGTAGGCGATCGCACCGCGGTTCCCCACTTGCACCGGATCATCGGCTACCTCGACACCTCCCTCACCGAACTCGAAACCGCGAGCCACACTGCGCGTCGGTGA
- a CDS encoding rod shape-determining protein produces the protein MRGLGIDLGTANTVVGTPEEGVVLNEPSFMLVRTKEPHRALAIGHDARSLVGRTPIGITQVRPMHNGVIVDLETARTFVSAVIKRASPHRPYGVRPKGVIAVPAGATPLERRALLEVGHEAGLRKVGLIPEPVAGALGCGINPLEPRAHLVVDIGGGTSEVTAICFGGILSHRSCRLAGDELTHALYQYLRAEHNIIVGELTAERAKVGAPDTEDGQSLVVEGRDAVTGRARLVTLETEEVVDALRPTMSGIVQTLTECLEDLPAQAIGDVMAEGVLAIGGGSMLRGVSEMLEQAFGFPVKTAERPLTCVAEGATACLEHPEVVAAYSN, from the coding sequence GTGCGTGGACTGGGTATCGATCTCGGAACTGCCAATACTGTCGTCGGCACACCGGAAGAGGGGGTCGTCCTGAACGAGCCGTCCTTCATGCTCGTTCGCACCAAGGAACCACACCGCGCCCTCGCCATCGGTCACGATGCTCGCAGCCTCGTCGGCCGCACTCCCATCGGCATCACGCAGGTGCGTCCGATGCACAACGGAGTGATCGTCGACCTGGAAACCGCCCGCACCTTCGTCAGCGCCGTCATCAAACGGGCCTCCCCACACAGGCCGTACGGCGTGCGACCGAAGGGTGTCATCGCGGTCCCCGCGGGCGCCACACCGCTCGAACGCCGTGCTCTGCTGGAGGTCGGGCACGAGGCGGGCCTACGGAAGGTCGGTTTGATACCGGAACCTGTCGCGGGAGCACTCGGCTGCGGTATCAACCCGCTCGAGCCGCGCGCCCACCTCGTTGTGGATATCGGCGGTGGCACTTCGGAAGTCACAGCGATTTGTTTCGGTGGCATTCTCTCGCATCGCAGTTGCCGGCTCGCCGGGGACGAACTCACGCACGCGCTCTACCAATACCTCCGGGCCGAGCACAACATCATCGTCGGTGAACTCACGGCCGAACGAGCGAAGGTGGGCGCGCCCGACACCGAGGACGGACAGTCACTCGTCGTGGAAGGCCGGGACGCCGTGACCGGCCGTGCACGTCTGGTCACGCTCGAAACCGAGGAAGTAGTCGATGCCTTACGCCCGACTATGTCGGGGATCGTTCAGACGCTTACCGAATGTCTGGAGGACCTTCCCGCCCAGGCGATCGGCGACGTGATGGCGGAAGGTGTGCTCGCCATCGGCGGTGGGTCGATGCTGCGTGGTGTGTCGGAGATGCTCGAACAGGCCTTCGGATTCCCGGTGAAGACGGCCGAGCGGCCGCTCACCTGCGTCGCCGAAGGCGCTACGGCGTGCTTGGAGCACCCTGAGGTCGTGGCCGCGTACAGCAATTGA